Proteins encoded together in one uncultured Desulfosarcina sp. window:
- a CDS encoding efflux transporter outer membrane subunit, which yields MISICLLAALTGCAGMINKEYQQPEVALPDQWLIQPETGEQVLATQQWWQVFEDPQLDRLIELALTTNNDLAAATIKVRKSRLSADLEATNRTPDLSVSASSGIKKDLEHGDRTESSGTTTSLSWELDLWGKLASSRDAAEWEARATAQDRAATALSLVGTTAGLYWQIAYLNQAIDTSKEGIAYTQRTLDLVKVKYDAGEVSRLDLLQAEQNVESQKADLADLEQQMVEARNALAVLFDQAPEHLMADPKRLIEMPMPALDAGLPAAVLGSRPDLMAAEMRLRSTLADANSTRASYYPNLSLTGALGTSSTELFNFLQNPVASLGAGLALPFVQWNEAKLNTRIAEADYEQAVVEFRQTLYEALQEVEDALSARKHYRIQEDALRRSLTLAEEAERVSEVRYTSGKTGVQDWLDQQETRRSADLALAKNRYNQLKNMMTLYQALGGDGTVAEEPQQE from the coding sequence ATGATATCTATTTGCCTTCTGGCGGCCCTGACCGGTTGCGCCGGTATGATCAACAAGGAATATCAGCAGCCCGAGGTTGCCTTGCCGGACCAATGGCTGATCCAGCCGGAAACCGGCGAGCAGGTCCTGGCAACGCAGCAGTGGTGGCAGGTGTTTGAGGACCCGCAGCTCGACCGGCTGATCGAACTGGCCCTGACCACCAACAACGATCTGGCCGCGGCCACCATCAAGGTTCGCAAGTCGCGCCTTTCCGCCGACCTGGAAGCCACCAACCGCACCCCGGACCTGTCCGTCAGCGCCAGCAGTGGCATTAAAAAGGATCTCGAACACGGCGACCGCACGGAAAGCTCGGGAACCACCACGAGCCTCAGTTGGGAGCTGGACTTGTGGGGCAAACTGGCCAGCAGCCGCGACGCCGCCGAGTGGGAGGCCCGGGCCACGGCCCAGGATCGGGCCGCCACCGCGCTGTCCCTGGTGGGCACCACCGCCGGCCTGTACTGGCAGATCGCCTATCTCAACCAGGCCATCGATACCAGCAAAGAGGGCATTGCCTACACGCAAAGAACGCTGGATCTGGTGAAGGTAAAATACGATGCCGGGGAGGTGTCCCGACTGGACCTGTTGCAGGCGGAGCAGAATGTGGAGAGCCAGAAGGCCGATCTGGCCGATCTGGAACAGCAGATGGTCGAAGCCCGCAATGCGCTGGCGGTGCTGTTCGACCAGGCGCCGGAGCATTTGATGGCCGATCCGAAACGGCTGATCGAAATGCCCATGCCGGCCCTGGATGCCGGCCTCCCGGCGGCCGTCCTGGGCAGCCGGCCGGACCTCATGGCCGCCGAAATGCGCCTGCGTAGCACCCTGGCCGATGCCAACTCGACCCGCGCCAGCTATTATCCTAACTTGAGCTTGACCGGGGCCCTGGGCACCAGCAGCACCGAGCTGTTTAACTTCCTGCAAAATCCGGTGGCTTCCCTGGGGGCGGGGCTGGCCCTGCCCTTCGTGCAATGGAACGAGGCCAAGCTGAATACCCGCATCGCCGAAGCCGATTACGAACAGGCCGTTGTCGAGTTCCGCCAGACCCTATACGAGGCCCTGCAGGAAGTCGAGGACGCCCTGTCGGCCCGCAAGCATTATAGAATCCAGGAAGACGCCTTGCGCCGCTCCCTGACCCTGGCCGAAGAGGCCGAACGGGTTTCGGAGGTGCGCTATACATCGGGCAAGACCGGCGTGCAGGATTGGCTGGACCAGCAGGAAACCCGCCGCTCGGCGGATCTTGCGCTGGCCAAAAACCGTTACAACCAGTTGAAGAATATGATGACCCTTTATCAGGCCCTGGGAGGCGATGGGACTGTGGCCGAGGAGCCGCAGCAAGAGTAG
- a CDS encoding MacB family efflux pump subunit yields MRRVLLEITDLERSFPSGDTQVKVLKGLNLKIHAGEMIAIMGASGSGKSTLMNILGCLDRPTAGSYTVDGKETGHLDSDELAALRRDHFGFIFQSYHLLSHLDAVGNTEMPAVYNGINKKVRADRAASILHRLGLEGRGHHRPSQLSGGQQQRVSIARSLMNGGEVILADEPTGALDSKSGMEVIGILRELHARGHTVILVTHDATVARQAQRIVKIMDGEIISDEPNPDAPDVVETEDRKAALEHKHSRWATQFGLFLEAFKMAWVAMTTHRLRTFLTMLGIIIGITAVISVVAVGLGAKKKVIDDISSIGTNTIDIYPGTGWGDIRSGRVETLVPADLEALKAQVYVDSLTPNINSSEQLRYRNVVASASIKGVGEAYFRVKDITMEKGRSLLARDVRNLSQVAVIDQNTKKKLFPDDENPVGQTILAGNVPVSVVGVAAEKESAFKDENLNVWMPYTAVMSRISGQQFFSSITVRVADGMSNEIAQQGVEHLLTTRHGTKDVFTRSSDSILKTVKKTTTTLTLLISSIAVISLVVGGIGVMNIMLVSVTERTREIGIRMAVGARQTDIMQQFLIEAVLVCMIGGTIGILLSFGVGAVFSYFVSAISMQFSILSIVMAFACSTFIGVLFGFLPARNAARLDPIEALARE; encoded by the coding sequence ATGCGCAGGGTACTGCTTGAAATAACCGATCTGGAGCGCTCTTTTCCATCGGGCGATACGCAGGTCAAGGTTCTCAAAGGGCTGAATCTGAAGATTCACGCCGGAGAAATGATCGCCATCATGGGCGCCTCCGGATCGGGCAAATCGACCCTGATGAATATTCTCGGATGTCTGGACCGGCCCACCGCCGGCAGCTACACGGTGGACGGCAAGGAGACCGGTCATCTGGACAGCGACGAACTGGCCGCTTTGCGACGGGACCACTTCGGATTCATTTTCCAGAGCTATCACCTGTTGTCCCACCTGGACGCCGTCGGCAACACCGAGATGCCCGCCGTTTACAACGGCATCAACAAGAAGGTGCGCGCGGACCGCGCCGCGTCGATTCTGCATCGTCTGGGGCTGGAGGGACGGGGCCATCACCGCCCCAGCCAGTTGTCCGGCGGCCAGCAGCAGCGGGTCAGCATCGCCCGATCCCTGATGAACGGCGGTGAAGTGATCCTGGCCGACGAGCCCACCGGCGCGCTGGACAGCAAAAGCGGCATGGAGGTGATCGGGATCCTGCGGGAACTGCATGCCCGCGGGCACACCGTTATCCTGGTCACCCACGATGCCACGGTGGCCCGCCAGGCACAGCGGATCGTCAAGATCATGGACGGGGAAATCATCTCCGACGAGCCCAACCCCGACGCCCCCGATGTCGTTGAAACCGAAGATCGCAAGGCCGCCCTGGAACATAAGCACAGCCGCTGGGCCACCCAGTTCGGCCTGTTCCTGGAGGCCTTCAAAATGGCCTGGGTCGCCATGACCACCCACCGTTTGCGAACCTTTTTGACCATGCTGGGCATCATCATCGGCATCACGGCGGTGATCAGCGTGGTTGCCGTGGGCCTGGGGGCCAAAAAGAAGGTGATCGACGATATCAGTTCCATCGGCACCAACACCATCGATATCTATCCCGGCACGGGATGGGGCGATATCCGCTCGGGACGGGTCGAAACCCTGGTACCGGCGGACCTGGAAGCCCTGAAGGCCCAGGTGTATGTGGACAGCCTGACGCCCAACATCAATTCCAGCGAGCAGCTGCGCTACCGCAATGTCGTGGCCAGCGCTTCCATCAAGGGGGTCGGCGAGGCCTATTTCCGCGTCAAGGACATTACCATGGAAAAGGGGCGCTCCCTGCTCGCACGCGACGTCAGGAACCTGTCCCAGGTGGCGGTGATCGACCAGAACACCAAGAAGAAGCTGTTCCCCGACGATGAAAACCCGGTGGGACAGACGATCCTTGCCGGCAACGTGCCGGTCTCCGTGGTCGGGGTTGCCGCCGAGAAGGAGTCGGCCTTCAAGGACGAAAACCTTAATGTGTGGATGCCGTATACCGCGGTCATGAGCCGGATTTCCGGCCAGCAGTTCTTCAGTTCCATCACCGTACGCGTGGCCGACGGCATGTCCAACGAGATCGCCCAGCAGGGCGTCGAACATCTGCTGACCACCCGCCACGGCACCAAGGATGTGTTCACCCGCAGCTCCGACAGCATCTTGAAAACCGTGAAGAAAACCACCACGACCCTGACCCTGCTGATCTCGTCCATCGCGGTGATCTCCCTGGTGGTCGGCGGCATCGGGGTGATGAATATCATGCTGGTGTCCGTGACCGAACGCACCCGGGAGATCGGCATCCGCATGGCGGTAGGCGCCCGGCAGACCGATATCATGCAACAGTTTCTGATCGAGGCCGTGCTGGTGTGCATGATCGGCGGGACCATCGGCATCCTGCTCTCCTTTGGAGTCGGGGCGGTTTTTTCGTATTTCGTCAGCGCCATATCCATGCAGTTTTCGATTCTATCGATCGTTATGGCCTTTGCCTGTTCGACCTTCATCGGCGTGCTGTTCGGCTTTTTGCCGGCCCGCAACGCCGCGCGGCTCGATCCCATCGAGGCCCTGGCAAGGGAATAA
- the macA gene encoding macrolide transporter subunit MacA, whose translation MRKSKRRYWIMAVTLLIIAAGVWFAYPRLMTEEKPAYVTVPVVKRNIQETVSCTGVLDAYRKVDVGAQVSGQIETLKVALGDKVKKGQLLAVIDPSVKQNDLKDAEAQLKSVRAQKRSKEALLKQYELEYERQQTMRSRDASAKADLESAKANLESTRADIDALDASITQAKIALDTAKTNLAYTQIVAPMDGTVVAVETDEGQTLVSTQSAPTILILADLSVMTVKSLISEADVIRVKPGMPVFFSTLGDPDTRYEGTLRSVDPAPESVTDTDTSAKTISSSATYYNGQFEVDNPDGKLRIFMTAQVSIVLGEVRQALSIPMSVLGSDLGNGRYEVRVLKDDHVQPRRIETGFKDNIYVQVLNGLREGEQVVVGDSQSAAEDLSSRKNSFRGPRPGGGGGPPPGK comes from the coding sequence ATGCGAAAAAGCAAACGGCGGTATTGGATCATGGCAGTCACGTTGCTGATCATCGCGGCGGGCGTCTGGTTTGCCTATCCTCGGCTGATGACGGAGGAAAAGCCTGCCTACGTCACCGTGCCGGTGGTCAAACGGAACATTCAGGAGACCGTCTCCTGCACGGGGGTGCTGGATGCCTATCGGAAGGTGGACGTGGGCGCCCAGGTGTCCGGGCAGATCGAAACGCTCAAGGTCGCTTTGGGCGATAAGGTCAAAAAGGGGCAGTTGCTGGCGGTGATCGACCCGTCGGTCAAGCAGAACGACCTCAAGGACGCCGAAGCCCAATTGAAAAGTGTCCGGGCCCAGAAACGGTCCAAAGAAGCCTTGCTGAAACAGTACGAACTCGAATACGAACGCCAGCAGACCATGCGCTCCCGGGATGCCTCGGCAAAGGCGGATCTGGAAAGCGCCAAGGCTAACCTGGAGAGCACCAGGGCCGATATCGACGCCCTGGATGCCAGCATCACCCAGGCCAAGATCGCTCTGGATACGGCCAAGACCAACCTGGCCTACACCCAGATCGTGGCGCCCATGGACGGAACGGTCGTGGCCGTGGAAACTGACGAAGGGCAGACCCTGGTGTCCACCCAGTCCGCGCCCACCATCCTGATTCTGGCCGACCTGAGTGTCATGACCGTCAAGTCCCTGATTTCAGAGGCCGATGTCATCCGCGTCAAACCGGGCATGCCGGTCTTTTTCAGCACCCTCGGGGACCCGGATACCCGCTACGAAGGTACGCTGCGCTCGGTGGACCCGGCGCCGGAAAGCGTGACCGATACGGATACCTCGGCCAAGACCATCAGCTCTTCCGCCACCTATTACAACGGCCAGTTCGAAGTGGACAATCCCGATGGCAAGCTGCGAATTTTCATGACCGCCCAGGTCTCCATCGTCCTTGGTGAGGTCAGACAGGCGCTTTCCATTCCCATGTCGGTTCTGGGCAGCGACCTGGGCAACGGCCGCTATGAGGTGCGCGTGCTCAAGGATGACCATGTCCAGCCCCGGCGGATCGAAACCGGCTTCAAGGACAATATCTACGTTCAGGTCCTCAATGGACTGAGGGAAGGCGAGCAGGTCGTGGTCGGCGATTCACAGTCCGCCGCCGAGGATCTTTCCAGTCGAAAGAATAGTTTCCGGGGACCGCGACCGGGCGGTGGCGGCGGTCCGCCTCCGGGAAAGTAG
- a CDS encoding PilZ domain-containing protein has product MRNILILDSDPFTLHIFSGLLKNHSNFIQVFPASDIPAALEILAKRTIHILITGMHIPETDAFKLALLVSDDPRICTILVTDNATDQLRNKIKAMPSVIHFDQILDLSMLTKRIFTELQIDYGGQFRGLSLSFLLQVIELERRSCTLLITAKSKSGILYLIDGKLVAASVKKLSGRPAALEILNWQNVRIDIDYKPRELETEIDMPLMTLLLESGRVMDETLSQRNNLRQHTRYDCLVGVEYRIGDARYQCYMRDLSEGGAYIETEQPVEMGQELVLTLYSPMLERSCDIGGKVVRKDTGGIGVRFQSIIPEQKQVIHSLIESCCSPIASSSRHT; this is encoded by the coding sequence ATGCGAAACATTCTGATTCTCGACAGCGATCCTTTTACCCTTCACATCTTTTCCGGACTGCTGAAGAACCATAGCAATTTCATCCAGGTATTCCCGGCCAGCGACATCCCTGCGGCTCTGGAAATTCTGGCCAAGCGGACCATCCACATCCTGATTACCGGCATGCACATCCCCGAAACGGATGCTTTCAAACTGGCCCTGCTGGTTTCCGATGATCCCAGAATCTGCACCATTCTCGTCACCGACAATGCCACCGATCAACTGCGCAACAAAATCAAGGCGATGCCTTCGGTCATCCACTTCGATCAGATTCTTGACCTCAGCATGCTCACCAAACGGATTTTCACGGAGCTGCAGATCGACTACGGGGGGCAGTTCCGGGGCCTGTCTCTTTCCTTCCTGCTGCAGGTTATCGAGCTTGAAAGGCGCTCCTGCACCCTGCTGATAACAGCCAAATCCAAGTCAGGAATCCTCTATCTGATAGACGGCAAACTCGTTGCGGCCAGCGTGAAAAAGCTTTCCGGCAGGCCGGCGGCCCTGGAGATTCTCAACTGGCAGAATGTACGGATCGACATTGATTACAAACCCCGGGAACTGGAAACGGAGATCGACATGCCCCTGATGACCCTGCTGCTGGAAAGCGGCCGGGTCATGGACGAAACCTTGAGCCAACGAAACAACCTGCGCCAACACACCCGCTATGACTGTCTGGTAGGGGTGGAATACCGCATCGGCGATGCCCGTTACCAGTGCTACATGCGCGATCTTAGCGAGGGCGGTGCGTATATCGAAACCGAGCAGCCCGTCGAAATGGGGCAGGAACTGGTGTTGACCCTTTATTCTCCCATGCTGGAGCGCTCCTGCGATATCGGCGGAAAGGTCGTGCGCAAGGATACCGGAGGCATCGGCGTTCGTTTTCAGTCCATCATCCCGGAGCAAAAGCAGGTGATCCACAGCCTGATCGAATCGTGCTGTTCTCCCATTGCATCGTCATCCAGGCATACGTAA
- a CDS encoding CoA transferase, which translates to MNLDANKLMSISEAVDRLVPDGAHISIGGFTINRNPMAAVYEIIRQKKRHLHLYAHSNGQGVDELIGGGCVDRLEIAYGGNGRFAPTCIRFRKAVESGRLAVEDYSNYQMTLRFMAGAMGVPFLPTRSSLGSDIANRWGFSTTLRREEPRMPDQKLVVLDNPFDGWCDTEKVVLVPAINPDVTIIHVQAADRQGTGRITGLPFADVEQAKAARHLIVTCETLVEDDLLRGAPERNQIPFFCVDAVVHLPMGAWPTACYRHYDYDPARLHQYRQAALDDGRYGDYLETEIFATASHEEMIGRIDPGQLEKIKADERTGYAVGLDRR; encoded by the coding sequence ATGAATCTCGATGCCAACAAGTTGATGTCCATATCGGAGGCGGTTGACCGATTGGTGCCCGACGGCGCCCATATTTCCATCGGCGGATTCACCATCAACCGCAATCCCATGGCGGCGGTCTACGAAATCATCCGCCAGAAAAAACGCCATTTGCATCTGTACGCCCACTCCAACGGGCAGGGGGTCGATGAACTGATCGGGGGCGGATGCGTGGACCGTCTCGAAATCGCATACGGCGGCAACGGCCGCTTCGCCCCCACCTGCATCCGATTTCGCAAGGCGGTGGAGTCCGGCCGGCTGGCGGTGGAGGACTACTCCAATTACCAGATGACCCTGCGGTTCATGGCCGGCGCCATGGGGGTGCCCTTTTTACCCACGCGCAGCTCGTTGGGATCGGATATCGCCAATCGGTGGGGCTTTTCAACAACCCTGCGCCGGGAGGAACCGCGGATGCCCGATCAAAAACTGGTAGTCCTGGACAATCCCTTCGACGGCTGGTGCGATACCGAGAAGGTCGTTCTGGTTCCGGCCATCAATCCCGACGTCACCATCATTCACGTGCAGGCAGCCGACCGGCAGGGAACCGGCCGCATTACCGGGCTGCCCTTTGCCGACGTGGAGCAGGCCAAAGCCGCCAGACATCTTATCGTCACCTGCGAAACGCTGGTCGAAGACGATCTCCTGCGAGGGGCGCCGGAACGCAACCAGATTCCCTTTTTCTGTGTGGATGCCGTGGTGCATCTGCCCATGGGCGCATGGCCGACAGCCTGCTACCGCCATTACGATTACGATCCGGCGCGGCTGCACCAGTACCGCCAGGCGGCACTGGACGATGGGCGCTACGGGGACTACCTGGAAACCGAAATTTTTGCGACGGCCAGCCACGAGGAAATGATCGGCCGCATCGATCCCGGGCAGTTGGAGAAGATCAAGGCGGATGAGCGGACTGGGTATGCGGTGGGGTTGGACCGGCGATAA
- a CDS encoding CoA-transferase, with protein MTKETTYTQREMMAVAAAREIRDGDIVFCGTGISMLAAMAAKHISAPNSVIFFETGAIDSRLEEVPLAVGDSRVMFATSVNGGLADAFATMQNRFTGRKVVGIMGAAQIDPYGNLNSTVIGDYDSPKVRFSGSGGACDVASFVNRTIIFMQHARRKFVPKLDYLTSPGWLDGPDGRKKAGLPDGGPACVITDMAIMGFDEQSRRMVLRGCFAGVTKETVLDNMGFSVDTSRAETIPPPSAEELAILREKCDPQRLILG; from the coding sequence ATGACCAAAGAAACCACCTACACCCAACGCGAGATGATGGCCGTAGCCGCCGCCCGTGAGATCCGTGACGGCGACATCGTCTTCTGCGGCACCGGCATTTCCATGCTGGCCGCCATGGCCGCCAAGCATATCAGCGCCCCCAACTCCGTGATTTTTTTCGAGACCGGGGCCATCGACTCCCGGCTGGAGGAGGTGCCCCTGGCCGTGGGCGACTCCCGGGTGATGTTCGCCACCTCGGTCAACGGCGGCTTGGCCGACGCCTTCGCCACCATGCAGAACCGCTTCACCGGACGGAAGGTGGTGGGGATTATGGGTGCGGCCCAGATCGATCCCTACGGCAATCTCAACTCCACCGTCATCGGCGACTACGATTCCCCCAAGGTGCGTTTTTCCGGCAGCGGCGGTGCCTGCGATGTGGCCTCCTTCGTCAACCGGACCATCATTTTCATGCAGCACGCCCGGCGCAAGTTTGTTCCCAAGCTGGACTACCTCACCAGCCCGGGATGGCTCGACGGTCCTGACGGCCGCAAAAAAGCCGGCCTGCCCGACGGTGGACCGGCCTGTGTGATTACCGACATGGCCATCATGGGGTTCGACGAACAGAGTCGCAGGATGGTCTTGCGGGGCTGCTTTGCGGGGGTCACCAAAGAGACGGTGCTGGACAACATGGGCTTTTCCGTGGACACTTCCCGCGCCGAAACCATTCCCCCGCCGTCGGCGGAAGAACTGGCCATCTTAAGGGAAAAATGCGATCCCCAACGTTTGATTCTGGGGTAG
- a CDS encoding serine/threonine protein kinase: MDKEAVDRRVAELFPGLADRRRFRTHVDTTDFYKVDYGDVLVLDSRPYLILNNAKEGRFGLDDQEKFWVKRAIDLESGQRKIIKLVFFEKFEARIGDTTFDCFRSPRKEARILSKVGDHPHFMHGYATEDSQGNIIRVLDFIYGKSLYDTIEDMTCSHSEYFREIFPKVFANFITCVEAIGFLHRLDEKHGDIRRDHILIDRESGNYRWIDFDFNYRHRENIYGYDLFGIGNILIYLVGKGDVLLPELAQNSHPAMDRIAPEDRNIVFHHRLANLKLVYPYIPEALNRILLHFSTGANWYYERVDQLLEDLSSVRL, from the coding sequence ATGGACAAGGAAGCCGTCGACCGGCGGGTGGCCGAACTGTTCCCCGGTCTGGCGGACCGCCGCCGATTCCGAACCCACGTCGATACCACCGATTTTTACAAAGTGGACTACGGCGATGTGCTGGTCCTCGATAGTCGTCCCTACCTGATTTTGAACAACGCCAAGGAAGGGCGCTTCGGCCTGGACGACCAGGAGAAGTTCTGGGTCAAGCGCGCCATTGACCTGGAGAGCGGCCAGCGGAAAATCATCAAGCTGGTTTTTTTCGAAAAGTTTGAAGCCCGTATCGGCGATACGACTTTCGACTGCTTCCGAAGCCCCCGCAAGGAGGCGCGTATTCTTTCAAAGGTGGGCGACCATCCCCATTTCATGCATGGCTATGCCACCGAGGACAGCCAGGGAAACATTATCCGCGTATTGGATTTCATCTACGGAAAGTCGCTTTACGACACCATCGAGGATATGACCTGCAGCCACTCGGAATACTTCCGCGAAATTTTTCCGAAGGTGTTCGCCAATTTTATCACCTGCGTCGAAGCCATCGGGTTTTTGCACCGCCTGGACGAGAAACACGGCGACATCCGGCGGGATCATATCCTTATCGACCGGGAAAGCGGCAACTACCGGTGGATCGATTTCGATTTCAACTACCGCCACCGTGAGAATATCTATGGGTACGATCTTTTCGGTATCGGCAATATCCTCATTTACCTGGTGGGTAAAGGCGATGTGCTGCTGCCGGAGCTTGCCCAAAATTCCCATCCCGCCATGGACAGGATTGCGCCGGAGGACCGGAACATCGTTTTTCATCACCGTCTGGCCAACCTGAAACTCGTCTATCCCTACATCCCGGAAGCCCTCAACCGCATTCTGCTCCATTTTTCAACGGGCGCCAACTGGTACTACGAGCGTGTGGACCAACTGCTGGAGGATCTTTCCAGCGTACGTCTGTGA
- the amrS gene encoding AmmeMemoRadiSam system radical SAM enzyme: MHEARFFEKLEDNKVKCHLCAHECTIDPGKRGICAVRENRDGTLYSIVYGRLISGNPDPIEKKPLFHFLPGTRSYSIATVGCNMQCQHCQNADISQYPGYNNGNIAGTNLTPAQVVAKAVASGSASIAYTYTEPTIFAEFARDTAGLAREKGLRNVFVSNGFMTEASATAMAAVLDGDNIDLKSFSDSFYRKVCKARLQPVLDTITRMKKLGVWVEVTTLLIPGLNDSDEELRDIAQFLNATGPEIPWHVTAFYPTYKMLDRPPTPLATLRRAREIGLAAGLRYVYTGNIPGDPGENTFCPGCDRLLIERSGFTIRQNRIVDGACPECGARIDGVWQ, from the coding sequence ATGCATGAGGCCCGGTTCTTCGAAAAGCTGGAAGACAACAAGGTCAAGTGTCACCTCTGCGCCCATGAGTGCACCATCGATCCGGGCAAGCGGGGAATTTGCGCGGTACGCGAAAACCGCGACGGAACACTGTATTCGATAGTTTACGGCCGTCTGATATCCGGGAACCCGGATCCCATCGAGAAAAAGCCGCTGTTCCATTTTCTGCCCGGCACACGCTCCTATTCCATTGCCACCGTGGGATGCAACATGCAGTGCCAACACTGCCAGAACGCCGATATTTCCCAATATCCGGGGTACAATAACGGCAACATCGCCGGCACCAACCTGACGCCGGCCCAGGTCGTTGCCAAGGCTGTCGCCAGCGGTTCGGCCTCCATCGCCTACACCTACACCGAGCCGACGATCTTCGCGGAATTCGCCCGGGACACCGCCGGGCTGGCCCGCGAAAAAGGCCTGCGCAATGTCTTCGTCTCCAACGGATTTATGACCGAGGCCTCGGCGACCGCCATGGCTGCTGTCCTCGATGGGGACAACATCGATCTGAAAAGCTTTTCGGACAGTTTTTACCGCAAGGTCTGCAAGGCCAGGCTCCAACCGGTGCTGGACACCATCACGCGCATGAAGAAACTGGGCGTCTGGGTTGAAGTGACGACCCTGCTCATCCCGGGCCTGAACGATTCCGACGAAGAATTGCGCGACATCGCCCAGTTTCTAAATGCCACGGGGCCGGAGATCCCCTGGCATGTAACCGCTTTTTATCCCACCTACAAGATGCTCGATCGACCGCCCACACCGCTGGCAACCCTTCGCCGTGCCAGGGAAATCGGACTTGCGGCCGGTCTGCGCTACGTCTACACCGGCAACATCCCCGGCGATCCGGGGGAAAACACCTTTTGTCCGGGCTGCGACCGTCTGCTCATCGAGCGTAGCGGGTTTACCATTCGACAGAACCGCATCGTCGATGGCGCCTGTCCCGAATGCGGCGCCCGCATCGATGGCGTCTGGCAGTAA
- a CDS encoding CBS domain-containing protein, protein MKISALMVPDPLTVTDQASVEEALEIMKINSIRHLPVVGEQNWLKGFVTLGDLRQALIPSMLGNLTLKDLMIPNPITVDPDDEIEIAAQKIYKHKIGGMPVVRDGRLIGVITATDLLRAFIQMMGMLSASSRIDVRIGTQPKALQKAIDIIESQGGDIINVGMTAQGSAQKTYYFRLTACPTAPIRTALERAGYEVPDAME, encoded by the coding sequence ATGAAAATCAGTGCGTTAATGGTTCCCGATCCGCTGACCGTCACCGATCAGGCCAGCGTCGAGGAAGCCTTGGAGATCATGAAAATCAACTCCATCCGGCATCTGCCTGTCGTCGGCGAACAAAATTGGCTCAAAGGCTTTGTCACCCTTGGAGATCTGCGGCAGGCACTGATACCCTCCATGCTCGGCAATCTGACCCTCAAGGACCTGATGATCCCAAACCCCATCACCGTTGACCCGGACGATGAGATCGAAATCGCCGCCCAGAAAATCTACAAACATAAAATCGGGGGCATGCCGGTCGTTCGGGATGGACGCCTGATCGGGGTGATCACCGCCACGGATCTGTTGCGCGCATTCATTCAGATGATGGGCATGCTTTCGGCCAGTTCGCGCATCGACGTGCGCATCGGCACGCAACCCAAGGCGCTGCAAAAGGCCATAGACATTATCGAGAGCCAAGGCGGCGATATCATCAATGTGGGCATGACCGCCCAGGGTTCGGCCCAAAAAACCTACTATTTCCGCCTCACGGCCTGCCCCACGGCGCCCATCCGAACAGCCCTGGAACGCGCTGGGTACGAAGTTCCGGACGCAATGGAATGA